The Suricata suricatta isolate VVHF042 chromosome 4, meerkat_22Aug2017_6uvM2_HiC, whole genome shotgun sequence genome includes a region encoding these proteins:
- the MRPL33 gene encoding 39S ribosomal protein L33, mitochondrial, with amino-acid sequence MFLSAVTLAKSKSKTILVKMLSQAGTGYSFNTKRSRLREKLTLLHYDPVVKAKVLFVEQKKIRSL; translated from the exons ATGTTCCTGTCCGCGGTAACCC TTGCCAAGAGCAAGTCAAA AACCATTCTGGTGAAAATGCTGAGCCAAGCTGGGACAGGTTACTCCTTCAACACTAAGAGAAGCCGACTCCGGGAGAAACTGACTCTCCTACATTATGATCCAGTTG TGAAAGCAAAAGTCCTCTttgtggaacagaaaaaaatacgcTCCCTCTAA